In Puntigrus tetrazona isolate hp1 chromosome 7, ASM1883169v1, whole genome shotgun sequence, the following are encoded in one genomic region:
- the tpcn2 gene encoding two pore calcium channel protein 2, whose product MEEEPLLTGSINRGPGDYGSHDNGDHDKHEESPGSRRPSYSATDDSYPVHEDADAELYIQQAVVFIEDAIQYRSINHRVDSWSLWLYRWYYSKICQWGLGFTIAVVLGLAFIERPSSLTYTSDIRFKPKPWEPPCGLTEGIEMVCLCVFILDITVKSYLIGWEEFRTNKWLIGYVVVIAASVIDWMLSISMMCSETLRVRRLIRPFFLLQNSSLMKKTLKCIKRTLPEIASVILLLALHICLFTMIGMLIFSKTDDPKKNGEWETYFKNLPQALSSLLVLLTTANNPDVMIPAYSLNRGYSIFFILFSVFGTYLLMNLMTAIIYNQFRGYLLMSVQTSIIRRRLGIRAAFEVLCCPGRGHTSTQSEGHVERVAMNMFLQVMERVHMKFYCRQAIIKAARQFPDGFINGEDFQRLFNELDKDFMKEHPQKPEYSSSILQSIQNIYSHFYITVLGNVVALANVLCICTILVLNSEKTVSEKNNFYMEIINCIFILYYVIEMLLKIVAFGWKGYLSYRNNIFDGFLTVLLLTIQIAIFITYRIPYEDVDPVSRRVMALWEMVRLINMLIVFRFLRIIPEIKLMAVVASTLVDLVKNLRAFAGILLVVYYVYAVLGIWLFQGAITLPSNTSLILNATIENKTDDPYSMSCGTFEQLEYWPNNFDDFASSLVLLYNIMVVNNWHVFTDAYIRYTTEWSLVYFVAWWLTSSVMWVNLFVALILENFTYKWDRSNALSVEDVERIAYQSTVQLIFREHVQEPTEEELLAQLQQHPHLHLSW is encoded by the exons ATGGAAGAAGAGCCGCTACTGACTGGCAGCATTAACCGGGGTCCAGGAGATTATGGATCTCATGATAATGGTGACCATGATAAACATGAAGAATCACCAGGATCAAGACGACCGTCCTATTCAGCGACCGACGATTCTTACCCCGTGCACGAGG ATGCAGATGCAGAGCTCTATATCCAACAAGCAGTTGTATTTATTGAAGATGCAATTcag TATCGATCCATCAATCACAGGGTTGATTCTTGGTCCTTGTGGTTATATAGATGGTACTATTCCAAAATTTGTCAGTG GGGTCTGGGGTTCACTATTGCTGTTGTCCTGGGACTGGCCTTCATTGAGAGACCTTCCTCTCTGACCTACACCTCGGATATTCGCTTCAAACCCAAGCCATGGGAGCCACCTTGTGGACTGACGGAGGGCATTGAGATGGTCTGCCTCTGTGTCTTCATCCTAGACATCACTGTGAAG agtTATCTGATAGGATGGGAGGAGTTTCGTACGAACAAATGGCTGATTGGTTATGTAGTAGTGATTGCAGCATCAGTTATTGATTGGATGTTGAGTATTAGCATGATGTGCAGCGAG ACTTTAAGAGTTAGGAGGCTAATTCGCCCATTTTTCCTCTTGCAAAACTCTTCCCTCATgaagaaaactttaaaatgcatcaaaaggACTCTTCCAGAAATAGCAAG TGTTATTCTGCTTCTGGCGCTGCACATCTGCTTATTCACCATGATAGGAATGCTGATCTTTTCCAAAACAGAT gaCCCTAAGAAGAATGGAGAATGGGAAACGTACTTTAAAAACCTGCCACAGGCCCTGTCTTCTCTGCTAGTGCTGCTAACGACAGCCAATAACCCCGACG TCATGATTCCAGCATACTCTCTGAACCGTGgctattctatattttttatactcTTTAGTGTGTTTG gAACGTATTtgttaatgaatttaatgaCGGCTATTATTTATAACCAGTTCAGGGGATATTTACTG ATGTCAGTTCAGACGTCTATAATCAGGAGGCGTCTGGGTATTCGGGCTGCTTTTGAGGTGCTCTGCTGTCCAGGCCGAGGGCACACCAGCACTCAGTCTGAAGGCCATGT GGAGCGAGTGGCGATGAACATGTTTCTGCAAGTCATGGAGAGAGTTCACATGAAGTTTTATTGCAGGCAGGCTATCATTAAG GCTGCTCGGCAATTCCCAGACGGCTTCATTAATGGAGAGGACTTCCAGAGGCTCTTTAATGAGCTGGATAAGGATTTTATGAAAGAG cACCCTCAAAAACCAGAGTATAGCTCTTCTATCCTACAGTCAATCCAGAATATCTACAGTCACTTTTATATTACTGTTCTGGGGAATGTTGTCGCTCTGGCAAATGTCCTCTGCATCTGT ACCATCTTAGTTCTGAATTCAGAGAAAACTGTATCAGAGAAAAATAACTTCTATATGGAG atCATCAACTGTATCTTCATCCTGTACTACGTAATAGAGATGCTGCTGAAAATAGTGGCTTTTGGTTGGAAAGGTTACCTGTCTTACAGGAATAACATCTTTGATGGATTCCTCACTGTTCTTCTTctg ACAATTCAGATCGCCATATTCATCACGTACAGGATTCCCTATGAGGACGT AGATCCGGTTTCACGACGTGTGATGGCTTTGTGGGAAATGGTGCGATTGATCAACATGCTGATCGTCTTCCGTTTCCTCCGAATTATTCCAGAAATCAAG TTGATGGCTGTTGTGGCCAGCACTCTTGTGGACCTGGTGAAAAACTTACGGGCATTCGCTGGCATTCTGTTG GTGGTGTACTATGTGTATGCCGTCCTTGGTATCTGGCTTTTTCAGGGAGCTATAACCCTTCCGTCAAACACAAG TCTAATCTTAAATGCCACCATAGAGAACAAAACGGACGATCCCTACAGCATGAGTTGTGGCACTTTTGAACAGCTGGAGTACTGGCCAAACAATTTTGATGATTTCGCT TCCTCTCTGGTTCTTCTCTATAACATCATGGTGGTGAATAACTGGCATGTTTTCACGGATGCATACATCAGATACACTACAGA GTGGTCCTTGGTGTACTTCGTGGCTTGGTGGTTGACATCTTCAGTCATGTGGGTCAACCTGTTTGTGGCCCTCATTTTGGag AATTTCACCTATAAGTGGGACCGCAGTAATGCTCTTTCTGTTGAAGATGTGGAGAGAATTGCctatcaaagcactgtacagctTATTTTCAG AGAGCACGTTCAAGAGCCGACAGAAGAAGAGTTACTAGCTCAACTACAACAACATCCTCATCTGCACCTCTCCTGGTGA